In a genomic window of Spirosoma agri:
- a CDS encoding carboxypeptidase-like regulatory domain-containing protein — protein MNNHYRLCLLILYSFIGFLTSSATVAQSIRGHVTDATTGSDLPGVSILVQGPNTGTVTDANGQYSLSIEPGSYTLRISFVGYTTQNQPVQVTTGSPITLDIRLVESLASLNEVVVIGSRSTQARSSTQTVAPIDVIQSRDLVATGQIDITQQLNFVAPRKMINAYTYPTDDQTFILDGC, from the coding sequence ATGAACAACCACTACAGGTTATGTTTACTGATACTATATAGTTTTATCGGTTTTCTTACGTCATCCGCAACAGTAGCCCAAAGCATACGGGGCCACGTCACCGATGCTACCACCGGGTCCGATCTGCCGGGCGTATCGATTCTGGTGCAGGGTCCTAACACGGGCACCGTCACGGATGCCAATGGTCAGTATAGTCTATCGATCGAGCCGGGAAGCTACACCCTTCGCATCAGCTTTGTTGGCTACACGACACAGAATCAGCCAGTGCAGGTGACCACTGGAAGCCCGATTACGCTGGATATACGACTGGTTGAAAGTTTGGCCAGTCTCAACGAAGTAGTCGTCATTGGTTCCCGTTCCACGCAGGCCCGATCCAGCACGCAGACTGTGGCCCCTATTGATGTGATTCAGTCGCGCGATCTGGTGGCTACTGGCCAGATCGATATTACGCAGCAGTTGAATTTTGTCGCGCCCCGAAAAATGATCAATGCGTACACTTACCCGACCGATGACCAAACTTTCATTCTGGACGGTTGTTAA